One Anser cygnoides isolate HZ-2024a breed goose chromosome 4, Taihu_goose_T2T_genome, whole genome shotgun sequence genomic region harbors:
- the TACC3 gene encoding transforming acidic coiled-coil-containing protein 3 isoform X1 has protein sequence MSLQILNAENGENGENISDDLAAEDCGFCFAPPEPTGRPSILRLSQKENLPPKSVAKAMKVTFQTPLRDPQTRKILSPTMTDKLESTFTLDDCSEALQDDLLSAPISIDLSLQKTEAEASNTEINTQMPEKVSAAAFPDDEMPVKSRGSYNLDFDNLNDINPFQSSMQLQNSPGNLQKSPVRVSSSPGKTSEKSSNSLPLDSTASSAIASTEHPSEEENTFFAGKESVLTELESNKPKLSPKQAISDSLQESTSTEVNQVDKSGNLGPSSSDVTDSSKTGESKLQNVSVGEKASAEELKPPEEPAVSKREPSEKPGVPKAGPVKLEFDFDNTSARKPPPKKLGKRPGIKPPSKKILTTKTKPENTEVQNKSNVEDEIPVPKASYKFDWDKLDDPNFNPFGGGSKISTSPECSEPSSQKAHLQEEQDHTSPRKEPLQVEQDDRPITDEILERKEPRSPEIGKQNVVEGKPRMQDTPGVQGEAECPEAPAMEKQTSPSKVSPDNAPSQDNLVSADSGKRSTSAEETKPSSHKTEITADEQTASAEPEELFRPSAEVLGMGNEIDYLEQFGTSSFKESALRKQSLYLKFDPLLRDSPRKPIFGTIETSTSIMTAPPQCGPVSDPSKLLEEAEKPAASLQNEEKPKGLDLLGTFTTSDTGSLIPDSLTSNVSPLPFAASTDAAVDAIIDVLKYSQKDMDAAVELVKREVQDKQLETLEWKKKYDKLHMEYKEMGKIVAEFEGTITQMMEDAQKQKELSKKEIQRMVEEKQQVISDLNSMEKSFSELFKRFEKQKEVLEGYRKNEEALKKCAEEYLARIKREEQRYQALKAHAEEKLHQANEEIAQVRSKAKSETAALQASLRKEQMRIQSLERSLEQKTKENDELTKICDDLILKMEKIG, from the exons ATGAGTCTGCagattttaaatgcagaaaatggagaaaatggagaaaacatcAGTGATGATCTAGCAGCGGAAGACTGTGGTTTTTGCTTTGCACCACCGGAACCTACAGGAAGACCTTCCATTCTGCGCCTGTCCCAGAAAGAAAACTTGCCACCAAAAAGTGTGGCAAAAGCTATGAAG GTAACCTTTCAAACTCCTCTAAGAGATCCTCAAACTCGAAAAATCTTGAGTCCTACCATGACAGACAAACTTGAGTCTACTTTCACACTCGATGATTGCAGTGAAGCCTTGCAGGATGATCTTTTATCTGCACCCATCAGTATTGA cctgAGTCTTCAAAAGACTGAAGCTGAAGCAAGTAATACGGAGATAAATACACAAATGCCAGAGAaagtcagtgctgctgctttcccagatGATGAGATGCCAGTAAAGAGCCGAGGTTCCTACAATCTTGATTTTGATAACTTAAATGACATCAATCCCTTTCAGAGTTCAATGCAGCTGCAGAACTCCCCTGGAAATCTGCAAAAGTCTCCTGTAAGAGTATCTAGCAGCCCTgggaaaacttctgaaaaaagtAGTAATTCTCTTCCACTGGATAGTACAGCTTCTTCAGCTATAGCAAGTACTGAGCATCCAAGTGAAGAGGAGAATACTTTTTTTGCTGGAAAAGAATCTGTCTTGACAGAGTTGGAGTCTAACAAACCCAAGCTGTCCCCAAAGCAAGCTATCAGTGACTCTTTGCAGGAGTCAACTTCCACAGAAGTAAACCAAGTTGATAAATCTGGCAATCTGGGTCCTAGTAGCTCTGATGTAACTGATTCTTCTAAAACCGGGGAATCAAAGCTTCAGAATGTTTCAGTAGGAGAAAAAGCTTCTGCAGAAGAGTTGAAGCCTCCGGAAGAGCCTGCTGTCTCCAAAAGGGAACCTTCAGAAAAGCCTGGTGTCCCCAAAGCTGGACCAGTAAAACTGGAATTTGACTTTGATAATACCAGTGCTAGAAAACCACCTCCAAAGAAACTAGGTAAAAGACCTGGAATTAAACCACCTTCCAAAAAAATTCTGACTACCAAAACAAAGCCAGAGAATActgaagtacaaaataaaagtaatgtgGAAGATGAAATTCCTGTTCCAAAAGCATCTTATAAGTTTGACTGGGACAAACTTGATGATCCAAACTTTAATCCCTTTGGAGGAGGCTCTAAAATTTCCACCTCACCCGAATGCTCTGAACCTAGCTCTCAGAAAGCTCACCTGCAAGAGGAGCAGGATCACACCTCACCAAGAAAGGAGCCTCTTCAAGTGGAGCAGGATGACAGACCAATTACTGATGAAATTCTTGAGAGAAAAGAACCCAGAAGTCC GGAAATCGGCAAACAGAATGTGGTAGAAGGCAAGCCAAGAATGCAAGACACTCCAGGGGTTCAGGGAGAAGCTGAATGTCCAGAGGCACCAGCAATG gagAAGCAAACAAGCCCATCTAAAGTGTCTCCAGATAATGCTCCATCTCAAGATAATTTAGTTTCTGCTGACAGTGGGAAAAGGTCAACGTCTGCGGAAGAAACTAAACCTAGCTcacacaaaactgaaataacagcAGATGAGCAGACAGCAAGCGCTGAACCTGAAGAGCTCTTCAGACCGTCAGCAGAAG ttctaGGAATGGGCAATGAAATAGACTATCTGGAGCAGTTTGGAACTTCATCA TTCAAAGAGTCTGCTTTGAGGAAACAATCGCTGTATTTGAAGTTTGACCCTCTGTTGAGAGACAGTCCAAGAAAACCAATTTTTGGCACCATCGAGACAAGTACAAGCATCATGACTGCTCCACCACAGTGTGG ccCTGTTTCTGATCCAAGCAAACTGCTTGAGGAAGCTGAAAAGCCTGCAGCGAGTcttcagaatgaagaaaaaccAAAAGGACTAGATCTTCTAGGAACATTTACAACTTCT GACACAGGTTCCTTGATCCCAGACTCCCTCACTAGCAACGTTTCTCCGCTCCCTTTTGCTGCTTCCACAGATGCTGCGGTGGATGCTATTATAGATGTACTAAAATATAGCCAAAAAGACATGGATGCAGCTGTTGAACTGGTTAAAAGAGAG GTTCAAGATAAACAGTTGGAGACTCTCGAATGGAAAAAGAAGTATGACAAGCTTCATATGGAATACAAGGAAATGGG AAAAATAGTTGCTGAGTTTGAAGGTACAATAACCCAAATGATGG AGGATGCTCAGAAGCAAAAGGagctttcaaagaaagaaatccagaGGATGGtggaagagaagcagcaagTTATTTCAGATCTGAATTCTATGGAGAAATCTTTTTCTGAACTCTTTAAGcgatttgaaaaacagaaagaagtgcTGGAGGGTTACCGTAAA AATGAAGAGGCTTTGAAAAAATGTGCTGAAGAATACCTGGCTAGAATTAAGAGAGAGGAACAGAGATATCAGGCACTAAAGGCAcatgctgaagaaaagctgCATCA AGCAAATGAGGAAATTGCCCAGGtacgaagcaaagcaaaatcGGAGACTGCAGCACTCCAAGCCAGTCTTCGCAAAGAACAAATGAGGATCCAGTCTTTAGAGAGGAGCCTTGAACAAAAG
- the TACC3 gene encoding transforming acidic coiled-coil-containing protein 3 isoform X2 yields the protein MPEKVSAAAFPDDEMPVKSRGSYNLDFDNLNDINPFQSSMQLQNSPGNLQKSPVRVSSSPGKTSEKSSNSLPLDSTASSAIASTEHPSEEENTFFAGKESVLTELESNKPKLSPKQAISDSLQESTSTEVNQVDKSGNLGPSSSDVTDSSKTGESKLQNVSVGEKASAEELKPPEEPAVSKREPSEKPGVPKAGPVKLEFDFDNTSARKPPPKKLGKRPGIKPPSKKILTTKTKPENTEVQNKSNVEDEIPVPKASYKFDWDKLDDPNFNPFGGGSKISTSPECSEPSSQKAHLQEEQDHTSPRKEPLQVEQDDRPITDEILERKEPRSPEIGKQNVVEGKPRMQDTPGVQGEAECPEAPAMEKQTSPSKVSPDNAPSQDNLVSADSGKRSTSAEETKPSSHKTEITADEQTASAEPEELFRPSAEVLGMGNEIDYLEQFGTSSFKESALRKQSLYLKFDPLLRDSPRKPIFGTIETSTSIMTAPPQCGPVSDPSKLLEEAEKPAASLQNEEKPKGLDLLGTFTTSDTGSLIPDSLTSNVSPLPFAASTDAAVDAIIDVLKYSQKDMDAAVELVKREVQDKQLETLEWKKKYDKLHMEYKEMGKIVAEFEGTITQMMEDAQKQKELSKKEIQRMVEEKQQVISDLNSMEKSFSELFKRFEKQKEVLEGYRKNEEALKKCAEEYLARIKREEQRYQALKAHAEEKLHQANEEIAQVRSKAKSETAALQASLRKEQMRIQSLERSLEQKTKENDELTKICDDLILKMEKIG from the exons ATGCCAGAGAaagtcagtgctgctgctttcccagatGATGAGATGCCAGTAAAGAGCCGAGGTTCCTACAATCTTGATTTTGATAACTTAAATGACATCAATCCCTTTCAGAGTTCAATGCAGCTGCAGAACTCCCCTGGAAATCTGCAAAAGTCTCCTGTAAGAGTATCTAGCAGCCCTgggaaaacttctgaaaaaagtAGTAATTCTCTTCCACTGGATAGTACAGCTTCTTCAGCTATAGCAAGTACTGAGCATCCAAGTGAAGAGGAGAATACTTTTTTTGCTGGAAAAGAATCTGTCTTGACAGAGTTGGAGTCTAACAAACCCAAGCTGTCCCCAAAGCAAGCTATCAGTGACTCTTTGCAGGAGTCAACTTCCACAGAAGTAAACCAAGTTGATAAATCTGGCAATCTGGGTCCTAGTAGCTCTGATGTAACTGATTCTTCTAAAACCGGGGAATCAAAGCTTCAGAATGTTTCAGTAGGAGAAAAAGCTTCTGCAGAAGAGTTGAAGCCTCCGGAAGAGCCTGCTGTCTCCAAAAGGGAACCTTCAGAAAAGCCTGGTGTCCCCAAAGCTGGACCAGTAAAACTGGAATTTGACTTTGATAATACCAGTGCTAGAAAACCACCTCCAAAGAAACTAGGTAAAAGACCTGGAATTAAACCACCTTCCAAAAAAATTCTGACTACCAAAACAAAGCCAGAGAATActgaagtacaaaataaaagtaatgtgGAAGATGAAATTCCTGTTCCAAAAGCATCTTATAAGTTTGACTGGGACAAACTTGATGATCCAAACTTTAATCCCTTTGGAGGAGGCTCTAAAATTTCCACCTCACCCGAATGCTCTGAACCTAGCTCTCAGAAAGCTCACCTGCAAGAGGAGCAGGATCACACCTCACCAAGAAAGGAGCCTCTTCAAGTGGAGCAGGATGACAGACCAATTACTGATGAAATTCTTGAGAGAAAAGAACCCAGAAGTCC GGAAATCGGCAAACAGAATGTGGTAGAAGGCAAGCCAAGAATGCAAGACACTCCAGGGGTTCAGGGAGAAGCTGAATGTCCAGAGGCACCAGCAATG gagAAGCAAACAAGCCCATCTAAAGTGTCTCCAGATAATGCTCCATCTCAAGATAATTTAGTTTCTGCTGACAGTGGGAAAAGGTCAACGTCTGCGGAAGAAACTAAACCTAGCTcacacaaaactgaaataacagcAGATGAGCAGACAGCAAGCGCTGAACCTGAAGAGCTCTTCAGACCGTCAGCAGAAG ttctaGGAATGGGCAATGAAATAGACTATCTGGAGCAGTTTGGAACTTCATCA TTCAAAGAGTCTGCTTTGAGGAAACAATCGCTGTATTTGAAGTTTGACCCTCTGTTGAGAGACAGTCCAAGAAAACCAATTTTTGGCACCATCGAGACAAGTACAAGCATCATGACTGCTCCACCACAGTGTGG ccCTGTTTCTGATCCAAGCAAACTGCTTGAGGAAGCTGAAAAGCCTGCAGCGAGTcttcagaatgaagaaaaaccAAAAGGACTAGATCTTCTAGGAACATTTACAACTTCT GACACAGGTTCCTTGATCCCAGACTCCCTCACTAGCAACGTTTCTCCGCTCCCTTTTGCTGCTTCCACAGATGCTGCGGTGGATGCTATTATAGATGTACTAAAATATAGCCAAAAAGACATGGATGCAGCTGTTGAACTGGTTAAAAGAGAG GTTCAAGATAAACAGTTGGAGACTCTCGAATGGAAAAAGAAGTATGACAAGCTTCATATGGAATACAAGGAAATGGG AAAAATAGTTGCTGAGTTTGAAGGTACAATAACCCAAATGATGG AGGATGCTCAGAAGCAAAAGGagctttcaaagaaagaaatccagaGGATGGtggaagagaagcagcaagTTATTTCAGATCTGAATTCTATGGAGAAATCTTTTTCTGAACTCTTTAAGcgatttgaaaaacagaaagaagtgcTGGAGGGTTACCGTAAA AATGAAGAGGCTTTGAAAAAATGTGCTGAAGAATACCTGGCTAGAATTAAGAGAGAGGAACAGAGATATCAGGCACTAAAGGCAcatgctgaagaaaagctgCATCA AGCAAATGAGGAAATTGCCCAGGtacgaagcaaagcaaaatcGGAGACTGCAGCACTCCAAGCCAGTCTTCGCAAAGAACAAATGAGGATCCAGTCTTTAGAGAGGAGCCTTGAACAAAAG